tgttaaactaatttttaatgttacaattattatatatttttttgttacatattagACTAAATAGACCCGTACACCGTACGAGTCGAAattctaattaaaataaatggaaacgAAATAAAAATAGCCGACTTGGCACGCTAAATCATCATTTTGAAGGGTTAAATAAACGTCACAAGGTCTAAACCAAAGAACCTTTAAATTATAAGggtggaataaaaaaaaaattacaagaggTAAAATTAAAATTCGTCTAAATGATAAGAAGCAAATGAAGGGTGGAGTGACAATGGCGGTAAGGGAAGGGAACCCTAATAGAGTCTTTTCTAAATGAATATATTCTTGGGTTTACAGAACTcgaatttcaaattattttatgtttaatgGTTTTACCTTTTGTTCAAATTCActatttaatttcaattatatGGAAGTAATTTTAGCAGAATGAAGATTTGGAGTGAGTGATTGTGttatgcttttaattctttttgtcaattattattttaattcgCTCTCATCCGTTGGATACATTAAAGGGTTTCTATATATTTATTGGTGAGACTTGAGAGACTTTCGAGAgataactgttttttttttaatcaactaaagagccacataaattaaattaaaagatcTTCCAAGAGCCACTTTTGAGAGATAACTGTTAACATATCTAAAGGATTCATATCCTAATAAACATATAAGTTCAACCTGTTGTGACACAATAttgtgaattattattattattattattattattattattattattattattattatttgttatatttttcattttcttttcttacaaTGAGCTAAAGATAGAACACATGATATCTCATGCATATTATTCAAATGTTCAACAGTAGATCAAATCTAGCAGCTTATTCATTTAGTGTGTTAAAGAGACAAACATAGTTATGTTCTATTTAAGAGACACTtaataatttgtcaaaaaaaagagaCACTTAATGTTGGAGAAAAATAGCTTTTGCATTCAAATCAATGTGTAGTTACATGCCAAGAGGCTCATTATATAGGAATACAAGCTAACTGAATTCCCTAAAAACACTCAACATAACAAACTAACTGAAAAACTACTAACTAACTAGCTTGCTTGTCGGGCAAGTTAGCTTCAAGTCACAATCAGTTCAACATTCCCTCCCTTAAACTTAGTTGTGCTGATCAACTGAGTTTACATCTTCTGCCATATTTGAGCTGCTGCACAAGCCCAACATCTGTTTCAGCTTTTCAAACGATTCCAACTTTAAAGCTTTTGTCATTATGTCAGCAATTTGATTTTGAGAAGCACAATGCTTTAATTCAACAATTCCTTCACAACTCAGATTTCTTAAGAAATGAAATCTTATATCTATATGTTTACTCCTTCCATGAAGCACAGGGTTTTTGCTCAATTTGATGGTTGAGCTGTTATCACAGAAAACATCTAGACACTTTTGCTGCTTCAAACCCATACTTTCAAGTATTCTTTTCAACCAGATTCCTTGACATACACAATGTGCTGCAGCAATAAATTCAGCTTCTGTAGTAGATAGTGTGACAATAGGTTGTTTTCTTGATGACCATGATACTGCACCTGATCCAAGCATGAATACATACCCTGAtgtactctttctatcatcCACATCTCCACCATAATCACTATCAGAATAAGCTATGAGTTCAGTTTGATTGTCCTTCCTGTAGAGAATTCCAACCTCAAGAGTGCTTCTTATGTACCTTAGTATTCGTTTGGCTGCCATCATGTGAGTTTCAACAGGGTGTTCCATGAATCTAGCTATCATATGTACAGCAAACATCAGATCTGGTCTAGTAGCAGTCAAATACATCAAGCTTCCTACAATTTGTTTGAACTGTGTAGGGTTTACTTCTTCACCTTTATCATGCTTTGAGAGTTTAGTACCAGTTACTATAGGGCTACACACAGCATTACTTTTATCCATCTTGAATCTTTCCAATACTTCTTTAGCATATCTTTGTTGACATACAAAAATTCCTTTTTCACTTTGAATTACTTCAATGCCAAGAAAGTGCTTCATTTTTCCCAAATCTGTCATGTCAAAAGTTTTCATCATAGATTCCTTGAATCTCTTGACCATACCACTATTGTTTCCGGTAAAAAtcaagtcatcaacatagagGCTAATGATCAACAAATCAGCATCACCATTTCTCTTCACAAATAAAGTGTGTTCATGAGGGCATTTTTCAAATCCTTCCTTAGTGAAGTATTGCTCAATTTTgctataccaagctcttggagcttgtttcaatccatataGTGCTTTGTGAAGTCTATAAACTTTGTTTTCACTACCTTCCTTTATGTAGCCTAAAGGCTGTTCTACATAAACTGTCTCATTTAGTTCTCCATGGAGGAAAGCACTCTTCACATCTAGTTGGTATACTATCCACCCCTTCATTGCTGCAATAGCCAATAAGCATCTTATTGTGTCCCATCTAGCCACAGGTGCAAACACCTCCTTGTAGTCAGTGCCATATTTCTGAGCATACCCTTTGGCTACAAGTCTAGCTTTGAATTTTTCAATCTCTCCTTTTTCATTTAACTTGGTCTTGTATATCCATTTAACTCCAATAACTTTGGCTCCTTTAGGGAGGTCAGTGAGTTCCCAAGTGTTATTTTTCTCTATagattcaatttcatttttcatagCAGCTTTCCATTCTTGACTTTTTTCTGCATCTTCAAATTTTACAGGATCTTCTTGAACACAGGGACCAAAGACTATCAAATTCATAGATTCTTCATCTATAAAATCCTCTTCATCCATTGTAGTATCATAATCAGCATGCCATGATGGTGGCTTTCTAATTCTCCCTTGATCCAAGTTTGAATTAGAAGCACTTGCATTTGTTGTAGTAGAAGTACCTGTGTGTTCAGTGATTGGTACATCTGCAGATGTATCTTCCTGTGTGTTGTCAGCAAGTTCTTCATTCACATTGTCTCCTCCACCTGCTTCTTCATCACTATCTGTGCTCATAGTGTTGGCAGGATCCTTTGAGTTATTCCATTTCCATTTTTCTTGTTCAGCAAACTTCACATCTCTGCTAATAATGATTCTTTTTGTTGGTGGGTGGTAAAGTCTATATGCCTTAGATTCTTCACTGATTCCAAGAAAAATACACTTTATACTCTTATCATCTAGCTTTTTTCTTTGAGCATCTGGAACATGTGTGTATGCAATGCATCCAAAGACCTTGAAGTGTTTCACAGTGGGCTTGTTGAAACTCCATGCTTCTTCAGGTGTTTTGTCAGGTATAGCAGCTGCAGGACTTCTATTTAGCACATATATAGCCCAATTGACTGCTTCAGGCCAGAATTCTTTAGGTATACTTTTGCTTGCCAACATGCTTCTTACCATATCCGtaatggttctattctttctctctgcTATCCCATTCTGTTGAGGTGTGTAGGCTGCTGTGAGCTGTCTTTTGATACCATTTTCTTCACAAAATTCTTTGAATTCATTAGAGTTGAATTCACCTCCTCTATCAGTTCTTAAGCAGCAGATAGCTTCACTAGTTTCCTTCTCCACCATGCTTTTGAACTTCTTAAAGTAGTCAAAGGCACTTGATTTATTTTTCAGAAAATACACCCAAGTTTTCCTactgaaatcatcaataaaagtaagTACACATTTGTTGTCACTGTTGGATGAAGGAGTTATGGGACCACATATGTCAGAGTGAATCAATTCTAACCTCTTTGTTGATTTCCAGTTACTAGTCTTTGGAATGCTGTCTCTGTGTTGCTTGCCAATTAAGCAATCTTCACACACAAGTTTTGAGTCTTCTATCTTAGGTAAGTCTCTTACCATGTTCTTCTGATTCATGAGTTGCAGACTTTTGTAGTTAAGGTGGCCATATCTGTAGTGCCAGAGATGATTCATGTCTTCAATTTTCTCTTGAAAACATGCCATTTTTGCTTCAGTGATGATGGGATAGAGATTGTTGGAAGAAATTTGAGAAGACATAATCAACCCCTCTTCTTGATGGTAAACTTTACACCAGTTATTCTTGAACACAAAAGtgagatttttcttttgaagttgTCCTATACTCAGCAGATTATTTTTCAACTCAGGGATGTAATATACTGCAGTGATGACTTGTGTCAAACCATTCATTTGCAGCTTAACATTGCCTCTTCCTACCACACTCATTTGTGAGTTATCTCCCAATCTTACAGTTTCTCTAAAATTTGTATCAAGATCAAAGAACCATTCCTTAATTCCACACATATGGTTACTACAACCTGAATCTAGATACCAAATTTTACTCTTTGCACTGTTGGTTAAAGATCTATCAAATGCCATCAGCAAAACCTCTCTACTTTCATTATAGTCAGCATAATTTGCATAATCTTCACTATCAGGACATTCATATTGAAAGTGACCAAGTTTATGACATTTATAACATTCTATGCTTTCTTTATTCAATCTTTTACCTCTTCCTTGGTTAGTTCTGCCACCACGACCTCTGCCTCTAGTTGAGTTTCCACCTCCATGTGTGATCTTTAAGgcttgatcttcttcttttgctGGTTTCATCTTCTGCTCATGAACCAACAAAGATCCTTGGAGTTCATCAATAGACAAAGTCTCcacattatttgatttttctatAGCACAGACCACATAGTTAAATCTTCTAGTCATGGATCTAAGAATTTTCTCAACCACAATGCGTTGTTCCATTGTTTCTCCTTGAATCTTCATCTTGTTTACAGTGGCAAGAACTCTTCCAAAGTAATCATTCACTGATTCATCGTCTTTCATACGCAAGATCTCAAATTCTCCTCTCAAAGCCTGCAACTGAGCCCTCTTGACCTTAGTTGATCCTTGATACTTGTGCTTCATGGAATCCCAAATTGCCTTCGATGAAGATTTGTCAAGAATTGTTTCAATGATTGTTCTATCAATTGCTTGAAACAAATAATTCTTGGCTTTGAGATCTTTCAATCTTGCTTCATTAACAATTCTTGTTTGTTCAGCATTAGCATTTGCTGCAAGAATTGGCACACCTGTTTCTACAATGCTCCAATATTCCTTCGATTGAAGCAGGTTTTCCATCAACATGCTACAATGATCATAGTGACCATCGAATTTTGGTATTGGAAAACCAAAATCCTTGTTCTCCGCCATTGAAGAACCTTCAAGAAATCACCAATTGAGTTTAAAGAACACACCCAGATGTTGTGTATGCACACACACACTTGTTTCCCTCCCTCaagaagaaaaatcaaacaaaaaaactcaaGCTCACACAGTGTTTCCCTGGATTTCTGATTGAATGCACCACCAGATGTGGCgatgataccacttgttggagAAAAATAGCTTTTGCATTCAAATCAATGTGTAGTTACATGCCAAGAGGCTCATTATATAGGAATACAAGCTAACTGAATTCCCTAAAAACACTCAACATAACAAACTAACTGAAAAACTACTAACTAACTAGCTTGCTTGTCGGGCAAGTTAGCTTCAAGTCACAATCAGTTCAACacttaataataatgatttacATTTTAGAGAGGTTTTTTCAACTTCTTAAAAGCtagatatattatattattgtttgTCATAATAACGTATGCGCTTTATGCActataaaatgatcaaatgaTATTCACTATTTTGCATATAAAGATAGAAATAATATGGCTAAAATTCTCAAATTTGTGTATGTTAtgattttatcttttttcttatttcttgTTGCAAAGAGAGTTGATTGCggtaacctatttttttttttcttctatccTTTTCAAATATCTTACACAATCTTAATTATATCTcagtttaattaattagtaacaTTTTCTTATTCTATCTTTTCATTACAGGATATACAAACTTAATTAATAAGCCTGTTCCATGTAATACTAGAGATGATTGTCCACAAATTTGGACTCGCAAGTATCATTGCATTAACAACGAGTGTGTTGTATATAGTATAAGTACCATACGGCTATAAATAAGAGAAGGATGAGTTCTTACACTAGAAGAAATCCATGCAATAATTGTATCTTTTGataagttattattataatgCACCCAATAATAAGTGTTTAATTTTTGGTGTGCTTGGAGGATTGTGTGTTTTTTAGAAGTTATTAGTGTTGGAGGAATGTATTTGTGATACCTTTTTGTATTATGAACTTTCTCTTGTTCTTTAcgtataatattatttgtgattaaaaaaaaatcatcgaataataattgtatatatatctttcgtttaattttctttttttcatttcatagaCCTTGGAATTATATCTTATACCTAAAAATTCTTATTCTCAAAAGTTATAATTTCAATATCTAGACCAAATTCGAATTTACTGTGGAATTTATTTGATCAATGCATAAATCAATAGCACAAGATAACAATAATTTGAAGTTGATCGGATGTTGTGACGTACGGGTAAAAATAGACCAAAAACCGAAAAATACTAAGACTGGATAACTCAATGATTACTACATTACAACTTAACTTAATGAATCTATAGTTCACTTAAATCATTTGATAGTTCACTCAAATGAGGGTAcgtttgttttaattttcaaaaactaattttttttttgtattttttaaaaataatttttatgataacttaactaaaaatagtaaaagttatttaatattcatctttttatgaataaaaagagtgattttgacatttcataacttaaatattcatattagagattttaacttaatttaaatcacaattttttaaaaaatgtctcTCTAAAATTTACGTGTTTTCTTTCCTATAAAAAAGAAAGGACGAGAGTATTCTTTTGTATAACAAAAAGTATGATATATTATGTAATTTGGCTAGATtgcatttttaaatttaatcatCTAAATTTAGTCCATTTTGTTAAAGGCTGGCGCTCTACTGATTTTTACAAAGTCAACACACGCATGGACAGTATGCGAGTCATTATTCATGTGTGCGTTGACTTTGTAACACAGTGTATGAGTCTCTGTTCATATatgcgttgacttggtcaaaatcaatAAGATCAACATTTTGTAAAATGGAGTAAAGTTATGAGTCAAAATCGCAATTTATGAAAGTTAGAGGTCAAAAATTCAATTTACCCtcggaattttttatttatttttggttttcagCCTCTGGTTCCTAGGTGAAGGAGCCctagtaatccagagttcgggacgagttctgacatcaagtggtttcagtcccctctCAAATGCAGTTGCAGCGATGATCCTCtttaccaagttcagcgtcaatcaccactgaaccaactaacatttggcTACCCTcgtaattttaatttagtcatggaatgttataaaaaaataaaattagtcatGGTCCATGGAATGGAAAGGTCATTTAACGATTCATGTTCACGAGAGCAGAAGATGTTTTTAAGAAAAGGAAACAGAgcaacttttattattatttatatgtctTCTAAATATACTACAATCTCTCACGTTTCTTCGGCTAATCGTGTAGGTACCCCATTTTAGTAATGTTTATTAAAAGTACAGACGTGATAAGTAATCCTcccggccttatttataagaaaaaattactttttaaattcattggaAAACCAATGTATCtaatctaaaaagtaactttttcttataaataaagCCGGAAAGAATACTCTAAgagtaataaaagaaaaaatatgcataaaaagtaaaatttaaattttttaagatgttgacTATACAATACAAAATTCAAGACAATTTTACTGGTGTTCCGTGAGATTAGTTAGCATTCTCCTTAACTTTTAAAATGTTTAGTTTTCACTATAAGTTTAGTTTCTATAACAGTATCGTTTACATGTGATGATGGCATCTTCTTCAATTCCTGTAAAGGATGCAGAAGGTGAGAAGCCAAAGGTGCCAAATTGGCTAAATCTTCCAAGAGACATTACAGCAAACATCCTTGGAAGGCTTAGTACCATTTATTTGGTAACAAGTGTATGTCTAGTTTGTCCTTTATGGTGGAACATATGCAAGGATCCTCACATTTGGCGCACCATTCAGATAAACTACTTTGAAACTTATTACCGCCGctacattaattattttgatgagaTCCTTCGTTATGCTGTTGATCGAAGTTGCGGTCACCTAGAAGACATTGTAATTGACACTTTTTGCAGTGATGAACTCCTTGAATATATAGCTGAAAAGTACAGTaattattaatttcaatttgttttctcttttattcAACCGATAATAGTATTTCTTATTATCTgtgattctttttttaaaaactgttttGCTGCTTAAAGATCCTCTCTTTATGTATTGTTTTTATCAAGCatatctcaatatttttttattgaaattttgcaGTGCCAGTAACCTTCGATGCTTGCGACTAGAAGAATGCCGGAGAATTTCAGAGAAAGGATTTATTGAAGCTGTGAGAAAGCTTCCTCTACTAGAGGAGGTGTACATTAATTCAATAAGCTGCCTAACAAAGGATTCTCTTGAAGCACTAGGCCGGTCATGCCCACATCTAAAATCGCTTGAATTTGTGAGAGAAGGAATAGGGCATTCAATTATTGTGGGTTTTGATGATAATGATGCTGTTGCTATTTCAGAAACAATGCCTAGACTACGCAGTCTTGATATCAACCGAAACAGGATCACAAATATTGGGCTTCTTGCAATTCTTGACGGATGTCCTCTTCTTGAATATCTTAACCTTGAACGAAGTCTGTATCTTGATTTGAGCGAAAGTTTGAGGAAAAGATGTCTTGAGCAAATTAAGGATTTACGACTGCTTGACAATAAAGATGACCTCTTGATGTATTATCCATCAGATCATTCTCAATCAGATGAGTATTATCCATCAGATCATTCTGAAAGTGGAGGTctaagtgatgatgaaaatctGAGGCAATGGTAATTGGTTTAGTTACATCTATTCTTAAACACATAGCTAACAGGATTGAGTGAAGTTGTGAaattgttataacttataagtattCTACATCTATTCTTCAAGCATTTTGATGTATccttttttattcaaattttacatTTCTTGTTAGAAATTTGAGATAAAGGATTGAGTCAAGTTGAGAAGTTTGATATTTCAGTTGATTTCATAGCACTCATTTACTCTCGTATTTTTCTCTCTGCTAATTATGCAATTTATTTGCTATGAACTTCAATATTTTATGTCTTTGTTCTTGTGCACATTTGTTAATTAgaatcatttttcttaatacACTTCGTCCTAATAAATTCAGCTTCAACAAAATCTATCACAGGACTGGTACAAGATGATATAACGATGGCAGACAAAACGGCAATGATAAGATCATAAGATTAGAGAGCTTAATGACTGGAAAAACAAAGTCCATCCCTTAACATTCACATTCCCAAATGTTTTCGAGCACAATTTAACAAGTGTCACAAAACTAAATCATTAATTAACAGTTTAACACAATAACTATCGGCGAAAGATTACAAGTTGATACTTATAACATGGTCTACAACTAACATGAAACACATTCTATAGTTTAAATATTAATAGAAACACTAAATTAACAATTACTGAATAATTTTAGCATTAAGAATATTTCTGTTCATACAGAGTCAGTACATAGAATTCTCGAAATGAACTTTGGAAAAAGATTACTCTTAATAGACCCTAAAATGGGGCACCTAAACCCTTTTTTTTTCAGGATTAAAAAGCTTACATAGATAGGGTTTCATTGAAATTTAAAGAATTATAAGAAAAGTCTAAGCTCCAGACAAAACTAGAAAACAGCAAAAATTTTAGAGGAACCGAAATATCGCTTACATAGATGCATAAAAAAGACGCATGTAGGCGTCTTCAATAGAGGGCCAGCTGATCATTTGTAGTTTCAGGCGTGATCAGGGTAGATCCTTGAGTTGCTGTGAAACTCGTGAGTGATTGTAGCAAGGACACCAGGTATAATCTGAGTGCGCGTGAGTTCACGAGTGTTGGGGAAAATGTCCCAAAATCTTCCATGATGGTAGTTTGCAGCATCACTGTTGACAGGGAGCAACTTGACATTGTAGGTACTAGCAGCATAGAGATGATCTTCAGGTATGTCTTCAATTGTTGTAGCAGCAGAGAATTTTAGAGAGAAAGTTTGGTTCATCGAATAGTGTCCAATTTGGTTGTCACTTTCGTGGGTTGTTGCATTGTGTGTACCTGATTGAGCATTCCAGCTAAATTCATAAATTAGCGAACCAGAAAGTTGTCGACAAACaacagctccagcagcagatccACTAGGCGAGCATTCAGAAAGAGGTCGAGACGCTCTCCAAAATTGACAGTATTTCGCCATCATAGCATTGAGGGAGCCAAACCATGCAGTCGATTCATCAAATCCAAGGAAAGAGGCCCAACTGTCGACAACTTCATGTTCATTAACATCAAGTAGTATGGGGCAGCAGCCAAAAAGGTCAATCTGGGCAGCAGCTTTTTGCCAAAGTTTGAGATTTCCTGCATAAGCATGAGCAGCACCCGGGCCAGTCAGGTTAGCAATTTCATTTGCATTAAGATCACACGGCTGACTAAATAAAGTAGCCAAATATTTAGGGCCGTCAACATCAGCTGTGAACGATGATTCTCTCACATTGGCACGAGTAGCAGCATTGCAAGTCGATCTGAGTCGAGAAGCAAATAAGTATATGTGAGGAAGATGAGTGGTTAGGTGGTCTTTGAGGCGGTAACTGAGGTCTTGACTCCATCCGGGGCGGGCAGGAATTGAAGGAGAAACATTTCCAAATCGGTCTGTTGCGCAAGGCCAAAAACAAGAAATGTTCTTAAAGCATTGAACAAGAGGACCAGGGACGTAAACACTGTCCAGGGGGTATACGGTCAGAAAACCGTTAAGCAGAGTCAGGATTTCAGAACCAGCGGACAGCAAACCAGCGCATTCCATAGCGCGAAAGGTCTGGATGTAGAACAAGATaccaatataatataaatttgagAATAGGGGGGAACCCATCCCATACAATTTTCGGTCCATCTTTCAGTCGAAGACATGAGATTATCCATATGTGTAAGGTAGCACATAGGAGTAGCAAAGCAAGGTAGGAAAGTAG
This portion of the Trifolium pratense cultivar HEN17-A07 linkage group LG3, ARS_RC_1.1, whole genome shotgun sequence genome encodes:
- the LOC123918292 gene encoding putative F-box/LRR-repeat protein 23 — its product is MMASSSIPVKDAEGEKPKVPNWLNLPRDITANILGRLSTIYLVTSVCLVCPLWWNICKDPHIWRTIQINYFETYYRRYINYFDEILRYAVDRSCGHLEDIVIDTFCSDELLEYIAENASNLRCLRLEECRRISEKGFIEAVRKLPLLEEVYINSISCLTKDSLEALGRSCPHLKSLEFVREGIGHSIIVGFDDNDAVAISETMPRLRSLDINRNRITNIGLLAILDGCPLLEYLNLERSLYLDLSESLRKRCLEQIKDLRLLDNKDDLLMYYPSDHSQSDEYYPSDHSESGGLSDDENLRQW